The following proteins come from a genomic window of Candidatus Obscuribacter sp.:
- a CDS encoding response regulator transcription factor, protein MAKILLVEDDTNLGHLLKLQMEQARHLVDHVSSGFTALSQLKLNNYELVILDWMLPDLPGVDVCRQYRNQGGRSPILMLTARGSIEDKASGLNAGADDYLVKPFHPVELNARVQALLRRPQSYAGKLLQVRDIELDTEAARVFKGGQELDLTAKEFSLLELLMRYPNQSFTLETILNRVWQSDSAASVDTVRTHMKTLRRKLGDTDESGIIRTKRGAGYRIVE, encoded by the coding sequence ATGGCTAAGATATTATTGGTTGAGGATGATACCAATCTAGGTCATCTGCTCAAATTGCAGATGGAGCAAGCCCGTCATCTAGTCGATCATGTGTCGAGCGGTTTTACTGCCCTGAGCCAGCTTAAACTCAATAATTACGAGCTTGTTATTTTGGACTGGATGTTGCCTGATTTACCTGGTGTAGATGTTTGCAGACAATATCGTAATCAGGGTGGGCGCAGTCCGATTTTGATGCTCACCGCTCGGGGCAGTATTGAGGATAAGGCTTCAGGACTCAATGCTGGTGCTGATGATTATCTGGTTAAGCCTTTTCATCCAGTGGAGCTAAATGCTCGGGTACAGGCGCTTTTAAGAAGACCGCAGTCTTATGCAGGCAAATTATTGCAAGTCCGGGATATAGAGCTTGATACCGAGGCTGCCAGAGTTTTTAAGGGTGGGCAAGAGCTTGATTTGACTGCCAAGGAGTTTTCGCTGCTTGAGCTTTTGATGCGTTATCCTAACCAGAGCTTTACTTTAGAGACAATACTCAACCGCGTCTGGCAGAGCGATTCGGCTGCATCTGTAGATACGGTGCGCACCCATATGAAGACCCTCCGTCGTAAACTTGGTGATACTGATGAGAGTGGCATTATCCGCACTAAACGTGGTGCGGGATATCGCATAGTCGAGTGA